The window TTCATAACATTGAACTGCGCTATACTCTCCATTAATTGCTTTTTGGATATCAGAAACTAATATCGAATCATTTGTTGTACGCCAGTATTGTTGTGCGTATTGATAATATGGATTTGTATACATATAATACCTCCCATGTTCTTTCCAATTTGTTTATCATATGTCAGAAAGAGAAGTGAAGGTGCAAGGCCAATTTAATAATATAAGGTATTATTTGTTCCTAGAAACATTATCCATTAAATTTGAAACTTTTCTTAAACTCTATCGTAAATTCTGTAAGAGAAAGGAGTTGCTAGTATGAAAGAAGTAAAAATCCTGAAAAATTTAAAAAATAATTCATAACAATATTTAGCTGCTGTAAGAGTGAAATAAGAAAATAATGACAAAAAACACACGTCTTAGTATTTCTTTCTTTTGTTAAAAATGAAAGGAGCATTCATATGATTATTAGACCGGCTAAATTAACTGATGCCAGTGGAATAGCTAAAGTTCATGTAGATAGTTGGAGAACTACATACAATAACATCATCCCAAATGAATACTTAAATAATCTATCCTATCAAACACGTGAAGAATTATGGATTAATAATATTCCACATTCCATCGTTTTTGTGGCCGAAAACAATAACGATGAAATTGTCGGGTTTTCTACAGGTTGTAAAGAAAGAAGTGGTAAATATTCAGGGTATATGGGAGAACTTAGCGCCATTTATATTTTGGAGGAGTTTCAAGGCCGGGGATTAGGCAAAGCACTTGTAACACCAGTAATAAAAGAATTAGAAAAGTTAGGAATACATTCCCTGCTCGTACTTGTGTTAGAAGATAATAAGTCCAAATTGTTTTATGAGTCACTAGGTGGCAAGTTACTAGATAAAATCGAGGTCGAAATCGCTGGAAAGAAGCTTAATGAACTAGTTTATGGCTGGGAAGATTTAAATATTTTAAGATACAAGAAACAGTGAGGAGTCATTTCTAAAATTATGATTGTAGGTGTGAATAAAGAGTATGAACATAAAACCATCAACATAACAAATAGCTTACTGTATTAACCTTTTTGTATCAGAAAAAAGTATCTATAGAAAAATTGAATCTGTTGACTGAAAGGAGGGGATTCCAATGATCATAAGGCTAGCTGAAGATAAAGATATACAGAGTTTAATTAAAATGAGATGGGATTTCACCATTGAACATGACGAGACGAAGAAAATCGCACAAACGTCATACGAAAGTTTTGAGAAAGAATGTAAAAGTTTCTTAGTAGACGCTATCAATAGAGACCAATGGTTTATATGGGTAGCTGAGGTAGAAGAGAAGGTTGTTTCCCACATATTCATAGAACTAATTCATAAAGTACCACGGCCTGGTAGAGTAACGTATCCGTTTGCCTATATGACAAATGTATATACGATTCCTGAATTTAGAAGCATGGGTATTGGGAGTAAGCTAATCTCAAAGGTAAATGAGTGGACGAAAGAGAATAAGTACGAATTCATTATTGTATGGCCAAGTGAAGACAGTATTAACTTTTATAAGAAAAATGGATATGTACATAGCACAGAGCCGATGGAATATGTATAAATCGGAGTGTCAAGTGATAGTCATCATTCTAGGAGGAATTCATCATGTTTGTAGGTCGTACCCTTTATA is drawn from Bacillus alkalisoli and contains these coding sequences:
- a CDS encoding GNAT family N-acetyltransferase, with protein sequence MIIRPAKLTDASGIAKVHVDSWRTTYNNIIPNEYLNNLSYQTREELWINNIPHSIVFVAENNNDEIVGFSTGCKERSGKYSGYMGELSAIYILEEFQGRGLGKALVTPVIKELEKLGIHSLLVLVLEDNKSKLFYESLGGKLLDKIEVEIAGKKLNELVYGWEDLNILRYKKQ
- a CDS encoding GNAT family N-acetyltransferase; protein product: MIIRLAEDKDIQSLIKMRWDFTIEHDETKKIAQTSYESFEKECKSFLVDAINRDQWFIWVAEVEEKVVSHIFIELIHKVPRPGRVTYPFAYMTNVYTIPEFRSMGIGSKLISKVNEWTKENKYEFIIVWPSEDSINFYKKNGYVHSTEPMEYV